Proteins encoded by one window of Homalodisca vitripennis isolate AUS2020 unplaced genomic scaffold, UT_GWSS_2.1 ScUCBcl_1397;HRSCAF=4968, whole genome shotgun sequence:
- the LOC124371420 gene encoding uncharacterized protein LOC124371420 — translation MESRGKFILSKLKNLNTFTEDNLKPETNDCPSNQSVEVPRRNSTPSPTLTELKVLNPDCTSILVLPDNDSTQWNFNMHESENIQVERETSKDVHLLNFISTPVEPESNEWELETITQVTNMEQESGASTTLEDLDDALSSVSDLFENDIDDPTYTPPSGSESDSTLSNDLEQVQSQSVSTNTTANNNNIIPLVPYTDSDDTESELPIVTQPKNKGRKRIRNEKKWKKNIRKQGRISGKEHVNSKGDIVKERTLRPPCKTTCRLKCSQRISHAQRVHIHSDYYNSERNLSSKRQYIVSCITTKPIARSRQRDGSRNSRKNSHTYFLKWDNNFEKVCKQFFLNTLVISETFVKFALLKTQSTGMVEPDHRGKHVPGNKIPETAKGYHKKPHIKISSI, via the exons atggaaagtaggggaaagtttatactttccaaattgaaaaaccttaatACGTTCACTGAAGATAATCTGAAACCTGAAACTAATGATTGTCCTAGCAATCAATCAGTAGAAGTTCCACGAAGAAATTCCACTCCTTCACCGACTTTAACCgaattaaaa gtaTTGAATCCAGATTGCACATCCATCCTCGTTTTACCTGACAATGACTCAACCCAATGGAATTTTAACATGCATGAAAGTGAAAATATCCAAGTTGAAAGAGAAACTAGTAAAGACGTACATcttcttaatttcatttcaactccAGTAGAACCAG agtcaaatgAATGGGAGCTAGAGACGATAACACAAGTGACAAACATGGAACAAGAATCTGGAGCATCGACAACACTGGAAGATTTAGATGATGCGCTATCTTCTGTGAGCGACCTATTTGAGAATGACATCGATGATCCAACATACACTCCACCTTCAGGTTCAGAGAGTGATTCAACTTTAAGTAACGATTTAGAACAAGTACAAAGTCAATCTGTAAGTACAAAtactacagcaaataataataatataatacctctGGTACCATACACCGATTCAGATGACACGGAGAGCGAGTTACCGATAGTTACTCAAcctaaaaataaaggaagaaaaagaataaggaatgaaaaaaagtggaaaaaaaacattagaaagcaGGGACGAATTTCTGGAAAAGAGCATGTCAACTCTAAAGGagatattgtaaaagaaagaacTTTAAGACCTCCTTGTAAAACTACTTGTCGCTTGAAATGCTCTCAGCGCATAAGTCATGCACAAAGAGTACACATTCATTCTGACTATTATAATAGTGAAAGAAACTTAAGTTCTAAACGCCAGTATATAGTTTCTTGTATTACAACCAAGCCAATAGCCAGGTCACGACAAAGAGATGGTTCTAGAAATAGTAGAAAAAACAGccatacttattttctcaaatgggataacaattttgaaaaagtttgcaaacaatttttcttgaacacactagtaatatcagaaacatttgttaagtTTGCTCTCTTAAAAACCCAAAGTACTGGTATGGTTGAACCAGACCATCGTGGCAAACATGTACCAGGAAACAAAATACCAGAGACAGCAAAAGGATATCATAAGAAACCACATATCAAAATATCCAGCATATGA